One genomic segment of Caballeronia sp. TF1N1 includes these proteins:
- a CDS encoding cobalt-precorrin-5B (C(1))-methyltransferase — protein sequence MRDETPEQSAPLRSGYTTGSCATVTSLAAARLLLLGEPSERAEIVLPKGQSVTMPLAFCRLAGDAAEAGVIKDAGDDPDVTHGALVIARVRLAARHGVRFHAGPGVGTVTRAGLALPIGEPAINPVPRKMMSEHLEALATQAGYAGGFDVSIGVENGEALALKTMNPRLGIIGGLSILGTTGIVRPFSCAAYIASIHQGIDVARANGVQHIAACTGNQSEDAMRARYGLPDMALIEMGDFAGAVLKHLRRAPVEKLSVCGGFGKLSKLAAGHMDLHSRTSSIDLPLLATWAADAGASIALQHAIRAANTSQEALKLARGEGIALGDIVCARAREVALDVVPQGIVVETFAIDRQGQIVGSAQ from the coding sequence GGCTACACGACGGGAAGCTGCGCGACCGTGACGAGTCTCGCGGCCGCGCGCCTTTTGTTGCTCGGCGAGCCGAGCGAGCGCGCGGAGATCGTGCTGCCGAAGGGCCAGTCCGTGACCATGCCGCTCGCGTTCTGCCGTCTTGCCGGCGATGCAGCGGAAGCGGGCGTCATCAAGGATGCCGGCGACGATCCCGATGTCACGCATGGCGCGCTCGTCATAGCTCGCGTGCGGCTTGCGGCGCGGCATGGCGTACGCTTTCATGCGGGGCCGGGCGTTGGCACCGTGACGCGCGCGGGCCTTGCGTTGCCGATCGGCGAGCCGGCCATCAACCCCGTTCCCCGCAAAATGATGAGCGAGCATCTCGAAGCACTCGCCACGCAAGCGGGTTATGCGGGCGGTTTCGACGTGAGCATCGGCGTGGAGAATGGCGAGGCGCTTGCGCTCAAGACGATGAATCCGCGGCTCGGCATTATCGGCGGACTGTCGATACTCGGTACCACCGGCATAGTCCGGCCGTTTTCGTGTGCGGCTTATATCGCGTCGATCCATCAGGGGATCGATGTCGCGCGCGCCAATGGCGTGCAACATATCGCGGCGTGCACCGGCAATCAGAGCGAGGACGCCATGCGCGCGCGTTACGGCTTGCCGGATATGGCGCTCATCGAAATGGGCGATTTCGCGGGTGCGGTTTTGAAGCACTTGCGTCGCGCGCCGGTCGAAAAACTTAGTGTTTGCGGCGGCTTCGGCAAACTCAGCAAGCTTGCGGCGGGACATATGGATCTGCACAGCCGCACGTCGAGTATCGACTTGCCGCTTCTCGCCACCTGGGCCGCCGATGCTGGCGCGAGCATCGCGTTGCAGCACGCGATTCGCGCGGCCAACACGAGTCAGGAGGCGCTTAAGCTGGCGCGCGGCGAAGGCATCGCGCTCGGCGATATCGTCTGCGCGCGAGCCCGCGAAGTGGCGCTCGACGTCGTGCCGCAAGGCATCGTCGTGGAGACTTTCGCCATCGACAGGCAAGGGCAAATCGTCGGGAGCGCGCAATGA
- the cobM gene encoding precorrin-4 C(11)-methyltransferase yields MTVYFIGAGPGDPELITVKGQRLIRSCPVILYAGSLVPDEVLSGHRATRVVNTAELDLDAIVALLENAHARGEDVARVHSGDPSLYGATGEQMRRLDTLAIPYEIVPGVTATAASAAALKRELTLPGISQTVILTRYAAKTSMPEGESLAELARHRATLAIHLGVRHIERIVDDLLPHYGADCPVAVVFRASWPDETRVEGTLADIAVKVRAVGLQRTALILVGRVLDAQGFADSTLYGKE; encoded by the coding sequence ATGACCGTCTATTTCATCGGCGCCGGACCGGGCGACCCGGAACTCATCACCGTGAAGGGCCAGCGGCTCATCCGCTCGTGTCCAGTGATTCTTTATGCGGGCTCGCTCGTGCCCGACGAAGTGTTGAGCGGGCATCGGGCGACGCGTGTCGTGAACACGGCGGAACTCGATCTCGATGCGATCGTCGCGTTGCTCGAAAACGCGCACGCGCGGGGAGAAGACGTGGCGCGCGTGCATTCCGGCGACCCTTCGCTTTACGGCGCGACAGGCGAGCAGATGCGCCGTCTCGATACACTCGCGATTCCTTATGAGATCGTGCCGGGCGTGACGGCGACGGCGGCATCGGCGGCGGCGCTCAAACGCGAACTCACCTTGCCGGGCATCTCGCAGACCGTGATTCTCACGCGCTATGCCGCGAAAACGTCGATGCCCGAAGGCGAATCGCTCGCGGAGCTGGCGCGTCATCGTGCGACGCTCGCCATTCATCTTGGCGTGCGGCATATCGAGCGTATCGTCGACGATCTGCTGCCGCATTACGGCGCGGATTGTCCTGTCGCCGTGGTGTTTCGCGCGAGTTGGCCGGATGAAACGCGCGTGGAAGGCACGCTTGCGGATATCGCGGTGAAGGTGCGGGCGGTGGGTCTGCAACGCACGGCGCTGATTCTCGTGGGCCGTGTGCTCGACGCCCAAGGTTTCGCCGATTCCACGCTCTACGGCAAGGAATGA
- a CDS encoding fimbrial protein — translation MTPMSFPGSLSIGRDAVVGTILNSTSQNAGASASNVTCTIQQITTVNGNVVAGNPKTYQTDVDGIGVRFYITSGWNGSWEQAPTTSSFTVTSGSTAHYVRADLVVTGPISGGTITILPSMTISFTGPCINTLTVTETLVTGTMVTGQACSVTTPAVTVTMQKVAPSDLPSVGATAGNTAFSLGLNCAAGAKVNVTLTDALNPANQSNILTIGGDSAASGVGLRVLFGSSPVSYGPASPLAGTSNQWSVGTASGGAMTVPLIAQYVRTAATLQMGRVSGKALFTMSYQ, via the coding sequence ATGACACCGATGTCATTTCCCGGTTCGCTCTCGATCGGGCGTGACGCGGTTGTGGGCACGATACTCAACAGCACGTCGCAGAATGCCGGCGCGTCGGCATCCAATGTCACGTGCACGATCCAGCAAATCACCACCGTCAACGGCAACGTGGTCGCAGGCAATCCGAAAACCTATCAGACGGACGTCGACGGCATAGGCGTGCGGTTCTATATCACGAGCGGCTGGAACGGGAGCTGGGAGCAGGCACCGACCACCAGTTCCTTCACGGTCACGAGCGGCAGCACGGCCCACTACGTGCGCGCCGATCTGGTCGTGACCGGACCGATCAGTGGCGGAACGATCACCATTCTGCCTTCCATGACCATCAGTTTCACTGGCCCTTGCATTAATACGTTGACCGTCACGGAGACGCTCGTCACCGGCACTATGGTGACCGGTCAGGCCTGCAGCGTTACCACGCCTGCGGTCACCGTGACGATGCAGAAAGTCGCGCCGTCGGACTTGCCGAGCGTCGGCGCGACAGCGGGCAACACCGCCTTTTCCCTCGGTCTGAATTGTGCCGCGGGGGCCAAGGTGAACGTGACACTCACCGACGCGCTCAACCCTGCCAATCAATCGAATATTCTGACGATCGGTGGCGATTCGGCTGCGTCAGGTGTAGGGCTCCGCGTGCTGTTCGGTTCCAGCCCAGTCTCCTATGGACCGGCATCGCCGCTCGCGGGAACGTCGAACCAGTGGAGCGTGGGAACAGCCAGCGGCGGCGCGATGACCGTTCCGCTGATCGCACAGTACGTGCGCACCGCGGCGACTCTGCAAATGGGCCGAGTCAGCGGCAAGGCACTCTTCACCATGTCGTATCAGTGA
- a CDS encoding sigma-54-dependent Fis family transcriptional regulator: MQHAIGAALRPAHHDVIHQSHERSATFGLSATMRPEYEVLSGAQLALKRDESRALFAHALPVMETLYAQIANTHSMIALTDSSGLILHSLGDDDFLARAQKVALQAGAVWSEAHQGTNAIGTTIAERQAVTVHGDQHYLRANHFLTCSSVPILDPRGGLSGVLDVTGDRRGYHQHTMALVKMSGQMIENRLIASAFGDGLRIHFHSRPEFIGTLMEGIAVFDLDGRLLSANRSAQFQLGLELGHLRVQTLASLFGATPDELIERAGKPPRRLQLHSGVGVFAGVEYRERTVAPVAVPVRTTAPVESKTPSRLADLCTGDARVYELIQQVRKVVGKEIPILIGGETGAGKEMLARAIHRDSPRRDGPFVAVNCASLPETLIESELFGYAQGAFTGAAKRGASGKIVQANGGTLFLDEIGDMPLALQSRLLRVLQERVVEPLGAARAVPVDFTLVCASNRKLREQVAKGEFREDLFYRVNGLAVTLPPLRERTDLRAAVERILRHECPADRVLSVDEDVLALFARHRWPGNFRQLSNVLRTASAMLDDDETRIGVTHLPRDFIDDFEAPVRDEPSAAPAGDARLADIAASVVAAALESHGGNVSATARALGVSRTTVYRKLRR, encoded by the coding sequence ATGCAGCATGCCATCGGCGCGGCGCTTCGGCCCGCGCATCACGACGTAATCCATCAATCGCATGAGCGCTCGGCCACTTTTGGTCTTTCCGCGACCATGCGTCCCGAATACGAAGTCTTGTCCGGCGCGCAACTCGCCTTGAAGCGCGACGAGAGCCGCGCGCTCTTCGCTCACGCGTTGCCGGTGATGGAAACGCTCTACGCGCAGATCGCCAACACGCACAGCATGATCGCGCTCACGGATTCGAGCGGGCTGATTCTGCATTCCCTGGGCGACGACGACTTCCTCGCCCGCGCGCAAAAGGTCGCGCTGCAGGCGGGCGCGGTGTGGAGCGAGGCGCATCAGGGCACGAATGCCATCGGCACGACCATCGCCGAACGGCAGGCCGTCACCGTCCACGGCGATCAGCACTATCTGCGCGCCAACCATTTTCTGACGTGTTCGTCGGTGCCGATTCTCGATCCGCGCGGCGGCCTGAGCGGCGTACTCGATGTCACTGGCGACCGCCGCGGCTATCACCAGCACACGATGGCGCTCGTCAAAATGTCCGGCCAGATGATCGAGAACCGCCTGATCGCAAGCGCGTTCGGCGACGGTCTGCGAATTCATTTTCATAGCCGCCCGGAATTCATCGGCACGTTGATGGAAGGCATCGCCGTATTCGATCTCGATGGCCGGCTTCTAAGCGCCAATCGCAGCGCGCAGTTTCAACTCGGGCTGGAGCTTGGGCATCTGCGCGTGCAGACGCTGGCATCGCTATTCGGTGCGACTCCCGACGAACTGATCGAGCGGGCCGGCAAGCCGCCGCGCCGCCTTCAGCTGCATAGCGGCGTCGGCGTGTTCGCGGGCGTCGAATATCGCGAGCGCACGGTCGCGCCGGTCGCGGTGCCAGTCAGAACAACTGCGCCCGTTGAAAGCAAGACGCCGTCGCGTCTCGCCGATCTCTGCACGGGCGATGCGCGCGTGTACGAACTCATCCAGCAAGTCAGGAAAGTGGTCGGCAAGGAGATTCCTATCCTGATCGGCGGCGAAACTGGCGCGGGCAAGGAGATGCTGGCGCGCGCCATTCATCGCGATTCGCCACGGCGCGATGGACCGTTCGTCGCGGTGAACTGTGCGTCGTTGCCGGAGACGCTGATCGAATCCGAGCTATTTGGCTATGCGCAGGGCGCGTTCACCGGCGCGGCCAAGCGCGGTGCGTCGGGCAAGATCGTGCAGGCGAACGGCGGCACGCTCTTTCTCGATGAAATCGGCGACATGCCGCTCGCGCTTCAAAGCCGGCTCTTGCGCGTGCTGCAAGAGCGCGTGGTCGAGCCGCTCGGCGCGGCGCGCGCCGTGCCGGTCGACTTCACGCTGGTCTGCGCGAGCAACCGCAAGTTGCGCGAGCAGGTTGCGAAGGGCGAGTTTCGCGAGGACCTGTTTTATCGCGTGAACGGCCTGGCTGTAACCTTGCCGCCGCTGCGCGAGCGCACCGATTTGCGAGCCGCCGTCGAGCGCATCTTGCGCCACGAGTGTCCTGCGGATCGCGTGTTGAGCGTCGACGAAGATGTGCTCGCGCTGTTTGCGCGGCATCGCTGGCCGGGTAATTTCCGGCAGTTGAGCAATGTGCTGCGCACGGCATCGGCGATGCTCGATGATGACGAAACGCGCATCGGCGTGACGCATCTGCCGCGCGATTTCATCGATGATTTCGAGGCTCCCGTTCGCGACGAACCGAGCGCTGCTCCCGCTGGCGATGCGCGGCTCGCGGATATCGCCGCGAGCGTGGTTGCGGCGGCGCTGGAGTCGCATGGCGGCAATGTGTCGGCGACGGCGCGGGCGCTGGGTGTGTCGCGGACGACGGTTTATCGGAAGTTGCGGCGATAG
- the eutC gene encoding ethanolamine ammonia-lyase subunit EutC: MDEIDKRSVDASAREDRVDERADASVQRRDMAGLHTGAPKHEGDSVRASASASGSSSTNGIETNPWDALKRFTNARIALGRTGDSLPTAPLLAFGLAHAQARDAVHQPLDTAALAAELHAAGFDTLEAASAAPDRDHYLRRPDLGRALDDASRARLAEHAARTEAAPDIVFVAADGLSAFAAQRHAAAFLARLSPKLDGWKVAPVVIATQARVALGDPIGELLGARIVVVMIGERPGLSSPDSLGLYVTFAPRPGRHDAERNCISNVRPEGLNYDAAAFKLHWLLNEARRLKLTGVGLKDHSGALPSAAGDASSLDHHA, from the coding sequence ATGGATGAGATCGATAAGCGGAGCGTGGATGCATCGGCGCGCGAGGACCGCGTCGATGAGCGCGCGGACGCGTCAGTGCAAAGACGCGACATGGCGGGCTTGCACACTGGCGCGCCGAAGCACGAGGGCGACAGCGTTCGCGCGAGTGCATCTGCCAGTGGTTCGAGCTCCACCAACGGCATCGAAACCAATCCCTGGGATGCGCTCAAGCGCTTCACCAACGCCCGCATTGCTCTGGGACGCACCGGCGACAGTTTGCCAACCGCGCCGCTGCTCGCTTTTGGCCTGGCGCATGCGCAGGCGCGCGACGCCGTGCATCAGCCGCTCGATACCGCCGCGCTCGCCGCGGAACTACATGCAGCCGGCTTCGACACGCTCGAAGCGGCGAGCGCCGCGCCGGATCGCGATCACTATTTGCGGCGTCCCGACCTGGGCCGCGCTCTCGACGATGCCAGCCGCGCCCGCCTTGCCGAACATGCCGCACGAACAGAAGCGGCGCCCGACATTGTTTTCGTCGCCGCCGATGGCCTCTCGGCTTTCGCCGCGCAGCGACACGCCGCCGCGTTTCTCGCCCGCCTGAGTCCGAAGCTCGATGGCTGGAAAGTCGCGCCTGTCGTCATCGCGACGCAGGCGCGTGTCGCACTCGGCGACCCGATCGGCGAGTTGCTGGGAGCGCGCATCGTCGTGGTAATGATCGGCGAGCGGCCGGGCCTCAGTTCGCCCGACAGCCTCGGGCTCTACGTGACTTTTGCGCCGAGGCCAGGCCGTCACGACGCCGAGCGCAACTGCATCTCGAACGTGCGGCCCGAGGGATTGAACTACGATGCGGCCGCGTTCAAGCTGCACTGGCTGCTGAACGAAGCGCGCCGCCTGAAGCTGACCGGCGTGGGCCTCAAGGATCATAGCGGCGCACTGCCGTCTGCCGCGGGCGATGCAAGTTCGCTGGATCATCACGCGTAA
- a CDS encoding DUF4186 domain-containing protein, with product MRDLDAVFAALAKSAFRRRFALGVREGRYLRERGVEAVVAQAHELIAKRLAPQAPLNDGKQTPFRGHPVFIAQHATATCCRGCLAKWHDIAAGKVLDEAERRHVVDAIDRWLRAQPLPEIAVVEKRQGELPF from the coding sequence ATGCGCGATCTCGACGCCGTCTTCGCCGCGCTCGCCAAATCCGCGTTTCGCAGGCGTTTTGCGTTGGGTGTGCGGGAAGGGCGCTATCTGCGCGAACGCGGGGTGGAAGCGGTCGTCGCGCAGGCGCATGAGCTGATTGCGAAGCGCCTTGCGCCGCAAGCGCCGCTCAACGATGGCAAGCAGACGCCGTTTCGCGGGCATCCGGTGTTCATCGCGCAGCACGCGACGGCGACGTGCTGCCGCGGTTGTCTGGCGAAATGGCACGACATCGCGGCGGGCAAGGTACTCGATGAAGCCGAACGTCGGCATGTCGTCGACGCGATCGATCGCTGGCTGCGCGCGCAGCCGTTGCCGGAGATCGCGGTTGTTGAAAAGCGGCAGGGTGAGTTGCCGTTTTGA
- the opgC gene encoding OpgC domain-containing protein, which produces MSGKSQRLVELDFFRGLVLLVIVVDHIGGSMLSRFTLHAFALNDAAEVFVFLGGFATATAYTAMASRRSESAARVRFLKRSVEIYRAFLVTAALMLVATFLLRPFFGSAPNLALHDLDSLTAAPVSSLTQILTFERQPYLAAVLPMYALFALSVPLTLPLARSKPWLLLGLSLGLWALAPQIGEYLPSANDTLWDFNPAAWQLMFVLGVLARCTPVYQRVSSHRMGWVVSLGALALIIGMAYYKLLVLPPVLDSAFKRDLAGARVVNFLAIAWIATNFARYGLIKEIASRLPWVGAVGRDGMVCFVVGTVISLVVDSILFTLTDGLINVPAGLAADAIAVTTLLAVPQVHQAVLRWLGGRPRTIPAVVPAAEKGGAQ; this is translated from the coding sequence ATGTCAGGAAAATCTCAACGCCTCGTCGAGCTTGACTTCTTTCGCGGGCTCGTGCTGCTCGTCATCGTCGTCGATCACATCGGCGGCAGCATGTTGTCGCGCTTCACGCTGCACGCCTTTGCGCTCAACGATGCCGCCGAAGTCTTCGTGTTCCTCGGTGGCTTCGCCACGGCGACGGCCTATACCGCGATGGCCAGCCGGCGCTCGGAAAGCGCCGCCCGCGTGCGTTTTCTCAAGCGCTCGGTCGAAATCTACCGCGCGTTTCTCGTCACTGCCGCGCTGATGCTCGTCGCGACCTTCCTGCTGCGACCGTTTTTCGGCAGCGCGCCGAATTTGGCGCTGCATGACCTCGACAGTCTCACGGCCGCGCCGGTGTCGTCGCTGACGCAGATTCTCACCTTCGAGCGCCAGCCGTATCTTGCCGCCGTCCTGCCGATGTACGCGCTCTTCGCGCTGTCCGTGCCGCTTACGCTGCCGCTCGCGCGCAGCAAGCCGTGGTTGCTGCTCGGTCTGAGCCTCGGCTTGTGGGCGCTTGCGCCGCAAATCGGTGAATACTTGCCATCCGCCAACGATACGCTTTGGGACTTCAATCCCGCCGCCTGGCAACTGATGTTCGTGCTCGGCGTGCTGGCGCGCTGCACGCCGGTGTATCAGCGCGTGAGTTCGCATCGCATGGGATGGGTCGTCAGTCTGGGGGCGCTCGCGCTGATCATCGGCATGGCGTACTACAAGCTGCTCGTACTGCCGCCCGTCTTGGATAGTGCGTTCAAGCGTGACCTCGCCGGCGCGCGCGTCGTCAACTTTCTCGCCATTGCGTGGATCGCCACCAATTTTGCGCGCTACGGTCTGATCAAGGAAATCGCATCGCGCCTGCCGTGGGTCGGGGCAGTGGGGCGTGACGGCATGGTGTGCTTCGTCGTCGGCACGGTGATATCGCTCGTCGTCGATTCCATCCTCTTCACGCTGACCGATGGCCTCATCAACGTGCCCGCCGGTCTGGCCGCGGATGCGATTGCCGTAACCACGCTGCTTGCCGTGCCTCAAGTGCATCAAGCGGTCTTGCGATGGCTGGGCGGGCGGCCAAGGACGATTCCGGCCGTGGTTCCTGCTGCTGAGAAAGGCGGGGCGCAGTAA
- a CDS encoding ethanolamine ammonia-lyase subunit EutB, with amino-acid sequence MTYQETIGARRYRFDDLKTLLARASPRRSGDELAGLAAATEEERIAAKLALAQVPLRAFLDEPLIPYEHDEVTRLIVDTHDAHAFAPIAHLTVGEFREWLLADTTDTAALEGVTAGLTPEMVAAVSKLMRNQDLILAARKRPVITRFRTTIGLPGHLSVRLQPNHPTDDPKGIAASMLDGLFYGCGDAVIGINPASDSPAAITALLTMMDDFRQRYDVPMQSCVLTHVTNTLAAIEQGAPVDLVFQSVAGTERANASFGVSLKLLEEAHDAALSLGRGTVGDNVMYFETGQGSALSANAHHGVDQQTCEARAYAVARRFKPLLTNTVVGFIGPEYLYDGRQIIRAGLEDHFCGKLLGVPMGCDICYTNHAEADQDDMDTLLTLLGVANVNFIMGVPGADDVMLNYQSTSFHDALYIRRVLNLKRAPEFEAWLQKMRVTDGRGGLLSASGSAQGQPLLDWIDA; translated from the coding sequence ATGACATATCAGGAGACGATCGGCGCACGGCGCTACCGTTTCGACGATCTGAAAACGCTGCTCGCGCGCGCGAGTCCGCGTCGTTCGGGCGACGAACTCGCGGGCCTCGCGGCGGCGACGGAAGAAGAGCGCATCGCCGCAAAACTCGCGCTTGCACAGGTGCCGCTGCGCGCGTTTCTCGACGAACCGCTCATTCCCTACGAGCACGATGAAGTCACGCGCCTGATCGTCGATACCCATGACGCGCATGCCTTCGCGCCCATCGCGCATCTCACCGTCGGCGAGTTCCGCGAATGGCTGCTCGCCGACACCACGGACACCGCCGCGCTCGAAGGCGTCACCGCGGGCCTCACGCCGGAAATGGTCGCAGCCGTTTCCAAGCTCATGCGCAATCAGGACCTGATCCTCGCCGCGCGCAAGCGTCCGGTGATCACGCGGTTTCGCACGACCATCGGCTTGCCGGGGCATCTTTCGGTGCGGCTGCAGCCGAACCATCCGACCGACGATCCGAAAGGCATCGCCGCGTCCATGCTCGACGGCCTTTTCTACGGCTGCGGCGACGCGGTGATCGGCATCAATCCGGCGTCGGATTCGCCTGCCGCCATCACGGCGCTGCTCACGATGATGGACGATTTCCGCCAGCGCTACGACGTGCCGATGCAATCGTGCGTTCTGACTCACGTCACCAACACGCTCGCGGCAATCGAGCAAGGCGCGCCCGTGGATCTCGTGTTCCAGTCGGTCGCGGGCACCGAGCGCGCCAACGCGAGTTTCGGTGTATCGCTCAAGCTGTTGGAGGAAGCGCACGATGCCGCGCTGTCGCTCGGTCGCGGTACGGTCGGCGACAACGTGATGTACTTCGAGACGGGCCAGGGCAGCGCGTTGTCGGCCAATGCGCATCATGGCGTCGATCAGCAGACCTGCGAGGCGCGCGCCTATGCGGTCGCGCGCCGTTTCAAGCCGCTTCTGACGAACACGGTGGTCGGTTTCATCGGTCCGGAATATTTATACGATGGCCGGCAGATCATCCGCGCCGGCCTCGAAGATCACTTTTGCGGCAAGCTGCTCGGCGTGCCGATGGGTTGCGACATCTGCTACACGAACCACGCCGAAGCCGATCAGGACGACATGGACACGCTTCTGACGCTGCTGGGCGTGGCCAACGTGAACTTCATCATGGGCGTGCCGGGCGCGGACGATGTCATGCTGAACTATCAGAGCACGTCGTTCCATGACGCGCTTTATATTCGCCGCGTGCTGAACCTGAAGCGCGCGCCGGAATTCGAAGCGTGGCTGCAAAAAATGCGCGTGACGGATGGACGTGGCGGCTTGCTGTCGGCATCCGGCAGCGCGCAGGGACAGCCGTTGCTCGACTGGATCGATGCGTGA
- a CDS encoding DUF1328 domain-containing protein produces the protein MLKLAILFAVISVIAGFFGFGRVSSGAAGIAKICFFIFLILFVIFLIVAISAGSLVL, from the coding sequence ATGTTAAAACTTGCCATTCTTTTCGCGGTCATCTCGGTCATTGCCGGCTTCTTCGGTTTCGGACGCGTGTCGTCCGGTGCGGCCGGCATCGCGAAGATTTGCTTCTTCATCTTCCTGATTCTGTTCGTCATCTTCCTGATCGTCGCCATTTCGGCGGGCTCGCTCGTCTTGTGA
- a CDS encoding TerC family protein, producing MDYLATLLTDPAAWAALATLVVMEVVLGIDNLIFISILTNKLPEAHRERTQRIGIGLALVMRLGLLGTVALIVRLTAPIFEAFGHGFSWRDLILIAGGVFLVWKATTEIRHHVTHDADDHAGANAGARLTPLSAIGQILLLDLVFSIDSIVTAVGMTEHIPIMFVAVIAAVAVMLFAAGPLSRFIERNPTIVMLALGFLLVIGMTLIAEGFGSHVPKGYIYAAMAFSALVEALNMLARRAKRKSDPARN from the coding sequence ATGGACTACCTCGCCACACTGCTGACCGATCCCGCCGCCTGGGCCGCTCTCGCGACGCTCGTCGTCATGGAAGTGGTGCTTGGCATCGACAACCTGATCTTCATTTCGATCCTGACCAACAAGCTGCCCGAGGCGCATCGGGAGCGCACGCAACGCATCGGCATCGGGCTCGCGCTCGTGATGCGGCTCGGTTTGCTCGGCACGGTCGCGTTGATCGTGCGCCTCACCGCGCCGATCTTCGAGGCGTTCGGGCACGGCTTCTCGTGGCGCGACCTGATCCTGATCGCGGGCGGCGTCTTTCTCGTGTGGAAGGCGACCACGGAAATCCGCCATCACGTCACGCACGACGCCGACGATCACGCTGGCGCGAATGCGGGCGCGCGCCTCACGCCGTTGTCGGCGATCGGCCAGATTCTGCTGCTCGATCTGGTGTTTTCCATCGACAGCATCGTGACGGCGGTCGGCATGACGGAACACATTCCGATCATGTTCGTTGCCGTGATCGCGGCGGTCGCGGTCATGCTGTTCGCGGCGGGACCGCTGTCTCGGTTCATCGAACGCAATCCGACTATCGTGATGCTGGCGCTCGGCTTCTTGCTCGTGATCGGGATGACGCTGATCGCGGAAGGATTCGGCTCGCACGTGCCGAAAGGCTATATCTATGCGGCGATGGCGTTCTCCGCGCTCGTCGAAGCGCTCAACATGCTGGCGCGGCGGGCGAAGCGGAAGTCCGATCCGGCTCGGAATTGA
- a CDS encoding cobalt-precorrin-6A reductase gives MKRVLLLGGTGDALVIARKLGTSHVYSLAGLGRVPTDLACEVRVGGFGGVAGLATYLREEDIALVLDATHPYAAQMSRHAREACTLIGVPLWAVRRPAWQPRAGDIWREARDWPGVVDAIAAYEKPLFTLGREPLAHLDEIPASQFWTIRCLDPHEGNARARIVDARGPFSIEGERALFDAARIDVVVSKNSGGRATEAKLAVARERGLPVVMLARPALPEADRALDDPASALDALTTELPLP, from the coding sequence ATGAAGCGCGTGCTATTGCTCGGCGGCACCGGCGACGCGCTCGTCATTGCGCGCAAGCTGGGCACGTCGCATGTCTACAGTCTCGCGGGGCTCGGGCGTGTGCCGACGGATCTCGCATGTGAGGTTCGCGTCGGCGGTTTTGGCGGCGTGGCGGGTCTGGCAACGTATCTGCGTGAAGAAGACATCGCGCTCGTGCTCGATGCCACGCATCCCTACGCCGCGCAGATGAGCCGTCATGCACGCGAAGCGTGTACGCTCATTGGCGTGCCCTTGTGGGCCGTGCGTCGTCCGGCATGGCAACCGCGAGCAGGCGACATCTGGCGCGAGGCGCGCGATTGGCCAGGCGTCGTCGATGCAATCGCGGCCTATGAAAAGCCGTTATTCACGCTCGGACGCGAGCCGCTTGCGCATCTGGACGAGATACCCGCGTCGCAATTCTGGACTATCCGTTGTCTCGACCCGCACGAAGGCAACGCGCGTGCGCGGATCGTCGATGCGCGCGGGCCGTTCAGCATCGAAGGCGAGCGCGCGTTGTTCGATGCGGCGCGTATCGATGTCGTCGTCAGCAAAAACAGCGGCGGCCGCGCGACCGAAGCGAAGCTCGCGGTGGCGCGCGAACGCGGCTTGCCCGTCGTGATGCTTGCGCGGCCCGCGCTTCCCGAAGCCGATCGCGCACTCGACGATCCGGCAAGCGCGCTCGATGCACTCACAACCGAACTTCCTCTTCCATGA